A genomic region of Microlunatus sagamiharensis contains the following coding sequences:
- a CDS encoding AAA family ATPase has translation MDPAEASRLLGEAISQVQRVIVGQEHMVEQLMVGLLAKGHILLEGVPGVAKTLAVRSFATVVGGSFSRIQFTPDLVPSDIVGTRIYKSSQESFDVELGPVFVNFVLADEINRAPAKVQAAMLELMAEKQVSIGGTTYPVPQPFIVLATQNPVESEGVYPLPEAQRDRFLLKVDVPYPRGNEEFEILRRMSVDPPEASPILDPDLVRSLQRQASDVFVHNLVAEYVVRLVLATRTPAEFNLPDLTSVIQIGCSPRATLGLVAASRALALIHGRDYVLPTDVQAVAKDVMAHRLTLGFDAIADNISPAQVIERIVAMVPPPTPVWQGGNGQQPQQGQPGQPGQGQSQQQGQPQGPGQPGQGQQRPGQQGPANGQGGYPPPSGRPVAPYPPSRDFG, from the coding sequence ATGGACCCGGCGGAGGCGTCCCGCCTGCTCGGCGAGGCGATCAGCCAGGTGCAGCGGGTGATCGTCGGCCAGGAGCACATGGTCGAGCAGCTCATGGTCGGCCTGCTGGCCAAGGGCCACATCCTCCTCGAGGGCGTCCCCGGCGTGGCCAAGACGTTGGCCGTGCGCAGCTTCGCGACCGTGGTGGGCGGCTCGTTCTCCCGCATCCAGTTCACCCCCGACCTGGTGCCCTCCGACATCGTCGGCACGCGGATCTACAAGTCCAGCCAGGAGAGCTTCGACGTCGAGCTCGGCCCGGTCTTCGTCAACTTCGTCCTCGCCGACGAGATCAACCGCGCGCCCGCCAAGGTGCAGGCCGCGATGCTCGAGCTGATGGCCGAGAAGCAGGTCTCGATCGGCGGTACGACCTACCCGGTCCCGCAGCCGTTCATCGTGCTCGCGACGCAGAACCCGGTCGAGTCCGAGGGCGTCTACCCGCTGCCCGAGGCGCAGCGCGACCGCTTCCTGCTCAAGGTCGACGTGCCCTACCCGCGCGGCAACGAGGAGTTCGAGATCCTCCGCCGGATGAGCGTCGACCCGCCCGAGGCGAGCCCGATCCTCGACCCGGACCTGGTGCGCTCGCTGCAGCGCCAGGCCAGCGACGTCTTCGTGCACAACCTCGTGGCCGAGTACGTCGTCCGCCTCGTGCTAGCCACGCGTACGCCGGCGGAGTTCAACCTGCCCGACCTCACCTCGGTGATCCAGATCGGCTGCAGCCCGCGCGCCACGCTCGGCCTGGTCGCCGCCTCCCGCGCGCTCGCCCTGATCCACGGGCGCGACTACGTGCTGCCGACCGACGTGCAGGCCGTGGCCAAGGACGTCATGGCGCACCGCCTGACCCTCGGCTTCGACGCGATCGCCGACAACATCTCGCCCGCCCAGGTCATCGAGCGGATCGTGGCGATGGTCCCGCCGCCCACCCCGGTGTGGCAGGGCGGCAACGGCCAGCAGCCGCAGCAGGGCCAGCCCGGCCAGCCGGGGCAGGGCCAGTCGCAGCAGCAGGGTCAGCCGCAGGGCCCGGGACAGCCGGGCCAGGGCCAGCAGCGTCCCGGTCAGCAGGGGCCGGCGAACGGGCAGGGCGGCTACCCGCCGCCCTCGGGCCGTCCCGTCGCGCCGTACCCGCCGTCGAGGGACTTCGGCTGA
- a CDS encoding HAD family hydrolase — protein MTSDVTSDLDAGPPALVACDLDGTFLSPDGTVSETNARAVHAAQAAGIPVVFATGRPVRWLGVIADLPGAHRTVIASNGAVLYDLGTRQTLDRLCLDPDVALEAVACIREHVPDAAFAFESGTHFGYEPAYRTWVPDTGQDPDLRHGSVEELAREISAVKMLVQSQTLDDDALRAQVGACVGGSLTATSSTGRGYGLVEVSARGVDKASMLARTCSRLGVPARRVAAFGDMPNDVSMLSWVGMPRVVANAHPALLALGFPVVGANHESGVGTTILDWVASRPSLDASLEHAGAAAPA, from the coding sequence ATGACCTCCGACGTGACCTCCGACCTCGACGCCGGACCTCCCGCGCTGGTCGCGTGCGACCTCGACGGCACGTTCCTCTCCCCCGACGGCACGGTCAGCGAGACCAACGCCCGCGCGGTGCACGCGGCGCAGGCGGCCGGGATCCCCGTCGTCTTCGCCACCGGTCGCCCGGTGCGCTGGCTCGGCGTCATCGCCGACCTGCCGGGCGCGCACCGCACGGTCATCGCCTCCAACGGCGCCGTGCTCTACGACCTCGGCACCCGGCAGACGCTGGACCGGCTCTGCCTCGACCCCGACGTCGCCCTCGAGGCCGTCGCCTGCATCCGCGAGCACGTCCCCGACGCGGCCTTCGCCTTCGAGTCGGGCACGCACTTCGGCTACGAGCCGGCGTACCGGACCTGGGTGCCCGACACCGGCCAGGACCCGGACCTGCGCCACGGCAGCGTCGAGGAGCTCGCCCGCGAGATCTCCGCGGTCAAGATGCTCGTGCAGAGCCAGACCCTCGACGACGACGCGCTGCGGGCGCAGGTCGGCGCGTGCGTCGGCGGTTCGCTGACCGCCACGAGCTCGACCGGGCGGGGCTACGGCCTCGTCGAGGTCAGCGCGCGCGGCGTCGACAAGGCGAGCATGCTGGCGCGCACCTGCTCGCGGCTCGGCGTACCGGCCCGTCGCGTTGCCGCCTTCGGCGACATGCCGAATGATGTGAGCATGCTCAGCTGGGTGGGGATGCCGCGCGTCGTCGCGAACGCCCACCCGGCGCTGCTCGCCCTCGGCTTCCCCGTCGTCGGCGCCAACCACGAGTCCGGCGTCGGCACCACGATCCTCGACTGGGTGGCCTCGCGCCCCTCGCTCGACGCGTCGCTGGAGCACGCCGGAGCCGCCGCGCCGGCATGA
- a CDS encoding glycosyltransferase 87 family protein, with translation MTRSVRSVLVCLLPVVTGLWVAGTEFGGRLVPWRPAMVDLGVYLDAARVLLAGGDFYALAGRLQFLYPPLAAVLSVPLTLLPTALVEIGWTAAGVLALLAVLHRVGLRGWVLSLATTASLFVEPVRQTLGFGQVGIFLVALVVLDLVPGPRLLARRVLPEGFWTALAACIKLTPALFVVYLLLVRRRRAFVTAVVSAVVLTLAAAVFAPRQSYGFWTRLAHGDTGLGGSIVYFTNQSVLADVIRVLGFSTGATLLGLVLSAAIAALGVWAAVLWHRRGEVALAVMLGGVATLLASPVSWLHHFVWVVPLAVVLVLDLLPFPARPRLPEWFSVLGLLFCGWVAVEPFKNLPNSGDVELTWNAGQNLLASGTLLIGVVFLAAAVVVARGRAPLTSAPAGPAAPVADRTGARTPAHTLREARR, from the coding sequence ATGACCCGGTCGGTCAGGTCCGTCCTGGTCTGCCTCCTGCCCGTCGTCACCGGGCTGTGGGTGGCCGGGACCGAGTTCGGTGGGCGCCTCGTGCCCTGGCGGCCGGCCATGGTCGACCTCGGCGTCTACCTCGACGCCGCGCGCGTGCTGCTCGCCGGCGGCGACTTCTACGCCCTGGCCGGGCGGCTGCAGTTCCTCTACCCGCCGCTGGCCGCCGTGCTGTCGGTGCCGCTGACCCTGCTGCCCACCGCGCTCGTCGAGATCGGCTGGACCGCCGCCGGTGTGCTCGCCCTGCTCGCCGTCCTGCACCGGGTCGGGCTGCGCGGCTGGGTCCTGAGCCTGGCGACCACGGCGTCGCTGTTCGTGGAGCCGGTGCGCCAGACGCTCGGCTTCGGCCAGGTGGGCATCTTCCTCGTCGCCCTGGTCGTGCTCGACCTCGTCCCCGGCCCGCGCCTGCTCGCCCGGCGCGTGCTGCCCGAGGGCTTCTGGACCGCGCTCGCCGCGTGCATCAAGCTCACGCCGGCCCTGTTCGTCGTCTACCTGCTGCTCGTGCGGCGCCGCCGCGCCTTCGTGACCGCCGTCGTCTCCGCCGTCGTCCTCACCCTCGCGGCCGCGGTCTTCGCGCCGCGGCAGTCGTACGGCTTCTGGACCCGGCTCGCCCACGGCGACACCGGGCTCGGCGGCAGCATCGTCTACTTCACCAACCAGTCGGTGCTCGCCGACGTCATCCGCGTGCTCGGCTTCAGCACCGGCGCCACGCTGCTCGGGCTCGTGCTCAGCGCCGCGATCGCGGCCCTCGGCGTCTGGGCCGCGGTGCTGTGGCACCGGCGGGGCGAGGTCGCCCTCGCCGTGATGCTCGGCGGCGTCGCCACGCTGCTCGCCTCGCCCGTGTCCTGGCTGCACCACTTCGTGTGGGTCGTGCCCCTCGCCGTCGTGCTGGTGCTCGACCTGCTGCCCTTCCCCGCGCGCCCGCGGCTGCCCGAGTGGTTCAGCGTGCTCGGGCTGCTCTTCTGCGGCTGGGTCGCCGTCGAGCCGTTCAAGAACCTACCGAATAGCGGCGACGTCGAGCTGACCTGGAACGCCGGGCAGAACCTGCTCGCCTCCGGCACGCTGCTGATCGGCGTCGTCTTCCTCGCCGCCGCGGTCGTCGTCGCCCGCGGCCGCGCCCCCCTCACCAGCGCCCCTGCCGGGCCGGCCGCGCCCGTCGCGGACCGCACCGGTGCCCGTACCCCCGCCCACACCCTCCGGGAGGCCCGCCGATGA
- a CDS encoding PrsW family intramembrane metalloprotease gives MTTYGTPPGALPERGRLARLSWIAVLVVGVAAYLLVLRTLVGTENLNFVPSLLLLGSVVVPATVLTFAATGGRRVVVSAGLLALVAIIGGIIGTVAAGTLEYDTLRRLGGLPMFFVGLIEESAKLVVPLLVVLFARRYRNPAAGVVVGVASGMGFATLETMGYGFNALLQSRSLAAVDSTLLLRALLSPAGHVAWTGVTAAALFAIPASAATGQAGKAFFRFVGTFLAAVLLHTAWDGSNNVVVHVLVAVISVGGLLVVIHRTRRTPPSAAHPYGQPVSVASAPQGR, from the coding sequence ATGACCACTTACGGAACCCCGCCCGGCGCGCTGCCCGAGCGCGGCCGCCTCGCGCGGCTGAGCTGGATCGCCGTCCTCGTCGTCGGCGTCGCCGCCTACCTGCTCGTGCTGCGGACGCTCGTCGGCACCGAGAACCTGAACTTCGTGCCGTCGCTGCTGCTGCTCGGCTCGGTGGTCGTGCCCGCGACCGTCCTCACCTTCGCCGCGACCGGCGGCCGCCGTGTCGTCGTCTCCGCCGGGCTGCTCGCCCTGGTGGCGATCATCGGCGGCATCATCGGCACCGTCGCCGCGGGGACGCTGGAGTACGACACGCTGCGCCGCCTCGGCGGGCTGCCGATGTTCTTCGTCGGGCTGATCGAGGAGAGCGCCAAGCTCGTCGTCCCGCTGCTCGTCGTGCTCTTCGCCCGCCGCTACCGCAACCCCGCCGCGGGCGTCGTCGTCGGCGTCGCGAGCGGCATGGGCTTCGCCACCCTGGAGACGATGGGCTACGGCTTCAACGCGCTCCTGCAGAGCCGAAGCCTCGCCGCCGTGGACTCGACCCTGCTGCTGCGGGCCCTGCTCTCCCCCGCCGGCCACGTCGCCTGGACCGGCGTGACCGCCGCGGCGCTGTTCGCGATCCCGGCCTCGGCCGCCACGGGCCAGGCGGGCAAGGCGTTCTTCCGCTTCGTCGGCACCTTCCTCGCCGCCGTCCTGCTCCACACGGCCTGGGACGGTTCGAACAACGTCGTCGTCCACGTCCTCGTCGCCGTGATCAGCGTCGGCGGCCTGCTCGTGGTCATCCACCGCACCCGCCGCACGCCACCGTCCGCGGCGCACCCGTACGGCCAGCCGGTCTCGGTAGCATCGGCGCCTCAGGGGCGATAG
- a CDS encoding nuclear transport factor 2 family protein has product MDTEDRLLVAETLARYGHVVDRGRLDRLDTVFTPDVVYDMSAVGLPVMQGVEALRSGALQLGAHNPVAHHVTDVVIDSATDDEAVVESKGFMITVEGTIRSVTHHDVVRRTADGWRIASRTILPQTVPLGGLLSASSAPRPEPADD; this is encoded by the coding sequence ATGGACACCGAGGACCGCCTGCTGGTGGCTGAGACGCTGGCGCGCTACGGCCACGTGGTCGACCGAGGGCGGCTGGACCGGCTCGACACCGTATTCACCCCGGACGTGGTCTACGACATGAGCGCGGTCGGGCTCCCCGTCATGCAGGGCGTCGAGGCCCTGAGGTCAGGGGCCCTGCAGCTCGGCGCGCACAACCCGGTCGCCCACCACGTGACCGACGTCGTCATCGACAGCGCGACCGACGACGAGGCGGTCGTGGAGTCGAAGGGCTTCATGATCACGGTCGAGGGGACGATCCGCAGCGTCACGCACCACGACGTCGTCCGTCGTACCGCCGACGGGTGGCGCATCGCCTCACGGACGATCCTCCCGCAGACGGTCCCGCTCGGCGGCCTGCTCAGCGCCTCGAGCGCTCCGCGTCCGGAACCGGCTGACGACTGA
- a CDS encoding TetR/AcrR family transcriptional regulator, translating into MPVDVPLIERKQREARRRIVAAAEELFAARGFAAVSVSDIAERAEVGRTTFFRHFGDKQEVVFAREQELLDLLAAETLETDGPDDRSASAALRALEPVLLCLCERMTADLDGYRRHVRLVEDHPELGAREGVKMQVVTERLTDLLVAQGWAGGTATFAAEIALACYRTARRTSPDPATLVAATRTAIHHALGLGTR; encoded by the coding sequence ATGCCTGTCGACGTCCCGCTGATCGAGCGCAAGCAGCGCGAGGCGCGTCGTCGGATCGTCGCCGCCGCCGAGGAGCTGTTCGCCGCGCGCGGTTTCGCCGCCGTGTCGGTGAGCGACATCGCCGAGCGGGCGGAGGTCGGGCGGACGACCTTCTTCCGCCACTTCGGCGACAAGCAGGAGGTCGTCTTCGCCCGCGAGCAGGAGCTGCTCGACCTGCTCGCCGCCGAGACGCTGGAGACCGACGGGCCCGACGACCGCAGCGCCTCGGCCGCCCTCCGTGCGCTCGAGCCGGTCCTGCTGTGCCTCTGCGAACGCATGACCGCCGACCTCGACGGCTACCGGCGGCACGTGCGTCTCGTCGAGGACCACCCCGAGCTCGGCGCGCGCGAAGGCGTCAAGATGCAGGTCGTCACGGAGCGTCTGACCGATCTGCTCGTCGCGCAGGGATGGGCGGGCGGCACCGCGACCTTCGCCGCCGAGATCGCCCTGGCCTGCTACCGGACCGCGCGCCGCACCTCGCCGGACCCGGCGACGCTCGTCGCCGCCACCCGGACCGCCATCCACCACGCCCTCGGGCTGGGCACCCGCTGA
- a CDS encoding DUF6518 family protein → MQTPAPVPSTALPSISRETHARRPSPCRWTSVLVPVVVGLVLGPVDLLLQHVLPYPFANLANSSAVWALVAFAVGWSDRIRGRWWPAVAGTVAMLLAVESYYLAAVLALGDDLSTMTNSAALAWLALAVGAGAVFGTAGSWASSGRRRLGPLGTGAGAGVLLAEAAFRLTLSWGPSADAAYRQDMVGTAVLLVVLAAVTGGVAGRSAHQRLVGSLLALGLALVGALAFGLLFR, encoded by the coding sequence GTGCAGACCCCGGCCCCCGTCCCCTCCACCGCTCTCCCTTCGATCAGCCGCGAGACCCACGCGCGCCGACCCTCACCGTGCCGCTGGACCTCCGTACTGGTCCCCGTCGTGGTGGGGCTCGTGCTCGGGCCGGTGGACCTGCTGCTGCAGCACGTGCTGCCCTACCCCTTCGCCAACCTCGCGAACTCGTCCGCGGTGTGGGCCCTGGTCGCCTTCGCCGTCGGGTGGTCCGACCGGATCCGCGGCCGCTGGTGGCCCGCCGTCGCGGGCACCGTCGCCATGCTGCTGGCCGTCGAGAGCTACTACCTCGCCGCCGTGCTCGCCCTGGGTGACGACCTGTCGACGATGACGAACAGCGCGGCCCTGGCCTGGCTCGCCCTCGCGGTCGGCGCCGGCGCCGTCTTCGGCACCGCCGGTTCGTGGGCCAGCTCCGGGCGCCGTCGGCTCGGACCCCTCGGGACTGGCGCGGGAGCCGGGGTGCTCCTGGCCGAGGCCGCGTTCCGGCTCACGCTCTCCTGGGGTCCGTCGGCCGACGCGGCGTACCGGCAGGACATGGTCGGCACCGCCGTCCTCCTGGTGGTGCTGGCCGCGGTGACCGGCGGGGTCGCCGGACGATCGGCCCACCAGCGCCTGGTCGGCTCGCTGCTCGCCCTCGGGCTCGCGCTCGTCGGCGCCCTGGCGTTCGGGCTGCTGTTCCGCTGA
- a CDS encoding aldo/keto reductase, with the protein MPSSDEPAVHARLPRLGLGTVAIGGLYAPVVADDAQALLDHALRRGIRHVDTAPMYGLTTAERRIGAFLDRSGRRDELVLSTKVGRVLQPRRLHGGPGAGRDFGWHNGGPFVERWDYSYDGVLRSVEDSVQRMGVDRLDVVHIHDIGVATHGDDNAAHVAALRSGGYRALDELRSAGVVGRIGVGANDTAAIEAVLEDVDLDCALLAGRFTLLEQPSDDSFFRLCADRGVALVAGGVYASGALTGAGRYAYTEAPQEVLDRVARLRDVCARHAVELPAAAVQLVAANPGFTSLLLGPRDPAELDQNLAWLATPVPTDLWSELVAEDLLPQQWAPGPGRTTVIPPEPAP; encoded by the coding sequence GTGCCCTCCTCTGACGAACCCGCCGTCCACGCGCGGCTCCCGCGACTCGGCCTCGGGACCGTGGCGATCGGCGGGCTCTACGCCCCCGTCGTCGCCGACGACGCGCAGGCGCTGCTGGACCACGCGTTACGTCGGGGTATCCGCCACGTCGACACCGCACCGATGTACGGGCTGACCACAGCCGAACGTCGGATCGGGGCCTTCCTCGACCGCTCCGGGCGCCGCGACGAGCTGGTCCTCAGCACGAAGGTCGGCCGGGTCCTGCAGCCGCGTCGGCTCCACGGCGGGCCCGGCGCCGGTCGCGACTTCGGGTGGCACAACGGAGGTCCGTTCGTCGAGCGCTGGGACTACTCCTACGACGGCGTCCTGCGCTCGGTCGAGGACAGCGTCCAGCGGATGGGGGTCGACCGGCTGGACGTCGTCCACATCCACGACATCGGCGTCGCCACCCACGGTGACGACAACGCCGCCCACGTCGCCGCCTTGCGGTCCGGTGGCTACCGGGCGCTCGACGAGCTGCGCTCAGCGGGCGTCGTGGGTCGCATCGGGGTCGGGGCCAACGACACGGCGGCGATCGAGGCGGTGCTGGAGGACGTCGACCTCGACTGCGCTCTTCTGGCCGGCCGCTTCACCCTGCTAGAGCAGCCCTCCGACGACAGCTTCTTCCGCCTGTGCGCCGACCGCGGGGTGGCGCTGGTGGCCGGCGGCGTCTACGCGTCCGGGGCCCTCACCGGTGCCGGCCGCTACGCCTACACGGAGGCCCCCCAGGAGGTCCTCGACCGGGTGGCCCGCCTGCGGGACGTGTGCGCGCGGCACGCCGTCGAGCTGCCGGCGGCCGCGGTGCAGCTCGTCGCCGCGAACCCCGGCTTCACGAGCCTGCTGCTCGGACCGCGCGATCCGGCCGAGCTCGACCAGAACCTCGCGTGGCTCGCGACTCCGGTGCCCACCGACCTGTGGTCCGAGCTGGTCGCGGAGGACCTGCTGCCGCAGCAGTGGGCTCCTGGTCCCGGCCGCACGACCGTGATCCCGCCCGAGCCGGCGCCCTAG